In one Antennarius striatus isolate MH-2024 chromosome 1, ASM4005453v1, whole genome shotgun sequence genomic region, the following are encoded:
- the mettl21e gene encoding methyltransferase like 21e, protein MENSNIEEGAAKDAELAEAILARQFRPSLIGPEAWEGYMFSGMEIRIKESTDLYGAVLWPSASVLCHFLETNQDKYNLKDKNVIELGAGTGLVTIVSSLLGAKVTSTDLPDVLGNLQYNVMRNTRDRCKYVPLVTELIWGQEVEQRFPHDTHCFDYILAADVVYAHPHLEELMDTFDYLCQENTKILWAMRFRLDPENSFVDRFRQRFHVEQLYDLPSLSIKLFQAWRNDSRTKDRREAAA, encoded by the exons ATGGAAAACTCCAACATTGAAGAAG GTGCTGCTAAGGATGCCGAGTTAGCCGAAGCCATATTGGCCCGTCAGTTCCGCCCCTCTCTCATTGGTCCAGAGGCCTGGGAGGGATACATGTTTTCTGGTATGGAGATCCGTATCAAAGAGTCCACGGATCTCTACGGAGCTGTACTCTGGCCTTCG GCGAGCGTGCTGTGTCATTTCTTAGAGACCAATCAGGACAAATACAACCTGAAAGACAAAAACGTGATCGAGCTGGGAGCTGGAACTGGACTTGTCACCATCGTGTCCAGTCTTTTag GTGCTAAAGTAACCTCCACTGACCTACCAGACGTGTTGGGGAACCTCCAATATAATGTCATGCGCAACACCAGGGATCGATGCAAGTACGTCCCTCTG GTCACAGAGCTCATCTGGGGTCAAGAAGTGGAGCAGCGTTTCCCTCACGACACGCACTGTTTCGACTACATCCTGGCAGCCGATGTGGTGTACGCTCATCCTCACCTGGAGGAGTTGATGGACACCTTTGACTACCTGTgccaagaaaacacaaagatccTGTGGGCCATGCGCTTTCGTCTGGACCCGGAGAACAGCTTCGTGGACCGCTTTAGGCAGCGCTTTCATGTGGAGCAGCTGTACGATCTTCCCAGTCTGAGCATCAAACTGTTTCAAGCCTGGAGGAATGACAGCAGGACTAAAGATCGAAGAGAGGCTGCTGCCTGA
- the LOC137589425 gene encoding uncharacterized protein codes for MDTLSSCFVEETNYVRREKEGVEEEEGDGKKEVKQKEKDESTPQKQQKTGLGPGLGFFGRMDKEVYYYVGKEIVIEEGFDSYAGMIWPAALALSHYLDTHRGRFNLVDKAVLEIGAGTGLLSIVAALLGAWVTATDLPSVLSNLRVNLSRNTRGHCRHTPQVAALSWGHDLESTYPTSVYHYDYVLAADVVYHHDFLEELLDTMKHFCKTGTTLIWANKIRFETDVAFTEKFKKDFHWSLLVEDGEMKIFMATCREEEEQEAGGKGMEMEDVLRKEEGKIEEAGDGENDEKCVEETLNDFELQDINKEKCKDKENNSNISEVPRTSETNRREDEEEWNSEPVKKEDTEQKLPLNVKDSKEEKGPGQSKQEERIPPWVPIISRGLNEDIYHFAGQNIVIRESIDSFGAVMWPAALALCSYLDKHREMNMEGKEVLELGAGTGLVTIVASLLGASVTATDLPEVMSNLRANVMRNTSGRCKHTPQVATLSWGHDLESTYPTSVYHYDYVLAADVVYHHDFLEELLDTMKHFCKPGTTLIWANKVRFETDVTFTEKFKKTFHTSLLAEDCEMKIFMGTCRVTDKHTDDCVF; via the exons ATGGACACTTTGTCATCATGCTTTGTGGAGGAAACCAATTATGTAAGAAGGGAaaaggagggggtggaggaggaggagggagatggcAAGAAAGAagttaaacaaaaggaaaaag ATGAATCAACCCCtcaaaagcagcagaaaacaggacTTGGTCCTGGCCTGGGGTTCTTCGGCAGGATGGATAAAGAGGTGTACTATTATGTTGGGAAAGAAATCGTCATAGAAGAGGGTTTCGACTCCTATGCAGGCATGATATGGCCCGCG GCCTTGGCTCTCTCTCACTACCTGGACACCCATCGCGGAAGATTTAATCTGGTGGACAAGGCTGTCCTGGAGATTGGGGCAGGGACTGGCCTCTTGTCCATTGTAGCAGCGCTCCTTG GTGCCTGGGTGACAGCCACAGACCTCCCATCAGTCCTGAGCAACCTGAGGGTCAACCTGTCCAGGAACACCAGAGgccactgcagacacacaccccaGGTGGCAGCTCTGTCCTGGGGCCACGACCTGGAGTCCACCTACCCTACGTCCGTCTACCACTACGACTACGTGCTGGCAGCTGATGTCGTCTATCACCACGACTTCCTGGAGGAGCTTCTGGACACCATGAAGCATTTCTGCAAAACAGGAACAACTTTGATTTGGGCCAACAAGATCAGGTTCGAGACAGATGTGGCGTTCACTGAGAAGTTTAAAAAGGATTTTCACTGGAGCCTCCTGGTTGAAGACGGCGAGATGAAGATCTTCATGGCGACAtgcagagaagaagaggaacaggaagcgGGTGGCAaagggatggagatggaggatGTGCTgagaaaggaggaaggaaaaatAGAAGAGGCAGGAGATGGGGAGAACGATGAGAAGTGTGTGGAGGAAACACTCAATGACTTTGAACTTCAGGatatcaacaaagaaaaatgcaaagataaagaaaataatagcAATATCTCAGAGGTACCTCGTACCTCAGAGACTAATAGAagagaagatgaggaagaatgGAACAGTGAGCCTGTCAAAAAGGAGGACACAGAGCAGAAATTGCCCCTAAATGTTAAAGACAGCAAAGAAGAGAAGG GGCCGGGGCAAAGCAAACAAGAGGAGAGAATTCCACCCTGGGTTCCCATCATCAGCAGAGGTCTTAATGAAGACATTTACCATTTTGCAGGGCAGAATATTGTCATTCGCGAGTCCAtagactcgtttggagctgtGATGTGGCCAGCA GCACTGGCTCTGTGCTCCTACCTGGACAAACACAGGGAGATGAACATGGAGGGGAAGGAGGTGCTGGAGCTGGGAGCGGGAACAGGACTGGTAACCATCGTGGCCAGTCTGCTGG GAGCTTCAGTCACAGCAACGGACCTACCAGAGGTGATGAGTAACCTCAGGGCTAATGTGATGAGGAACACCAGCGGGCgttgcaaacacacaccacaggtGGCAACTCTGTCCTGGGGCCACGACCTGGAGTCCACCTACCCTACGTCCGTCTACCACTACGACTACGTGCTGGCAGCTGATGTCGTCTATCACCACGACTTCCTGGAGGAGCTTCTGGACACCAtgaaacatttctgtaaacCTGGAACGACTTTGATTTGGGCCAACAAGGTCAGGTTTGAGACAGATGTGACGTTCACTGAGAAGTTTAAAAAGACTTTTCACACAAGTCTGCTGGCTGAAGATTGCGAGATGAAGATCTTCATGGGAACATGCAGAGTgacagacaaacatacagatGACTGTGTGTTCTGA